TCGCGGGGTGATCGCAGGACGCGCCATGCATGCGCGACACTCCCCGGAACCACGAGGTGAGGCCCGAGTATAGCTGAAAACCCCATGGTGTAGAATCCGGCAGCGTGTCGCGGCATGTCCTCATACTCGGCCTGGTCTGCTTCCTGACGTTCTTCGCGGGCCTGGGACGCGGCGCGATCGGCGATTCCGACGAAGCGTTCTACGCCGAAGCGTCGCGCGAGATGGTGACATCGGGCGACTGGCTGACGCCCTTCTACAACTACGAAGTTCGTTTCCAGAAGCCCATCCTCTTCTACTGGCTCGTCACCACGGCGTACAAGGCTGCGGGCGTCGGTGAAGCGGCCGCGCGCTTCCCTTCCGCGCTGGCGGGTCTCGGGCTCGCGATTCTCACCTACCTCGTCGGTCGTCGCTGGTTCGACGCCGGGACCGGATTCTTCGCCGCGACCGTCGTCGCGACGAGTTTCGGGTACTTCTCCATCGGGCGTCTCTCGCTGCCCGATCTGCCGCTGGCGTTCTTCATCGCCGCGGCCACGTGGGGTCTCATCGAGGCGATCGGATCGCCCATCGCGTCCACGGAATCCACGCGGGCCCGGCGACGACTGTGGCTGGTCTTCGCCGGCGTCATGATGGGGCTCGGCCTGCTCGCGAAGGGGCCCGTGGGGGTGGCACTGCCGGTGATTGCCGCGCTGCCCGTGTGGTGGAAGGAGCGTCGCGCACTCCCCGGCGAACAGGGCGCTCACCTGCCCGGTCTTCTCGACATCCTGCTCGTCGGCGGCATCGTGCTGGCGGTGGCCGCGCCGTGGTTCATCGCCATGGCGGATCATCACGGCCTCGCGTACATGCACCGGTTCTTCATCGGCGAGAACCTCGAGCGCTTCGCCACCGACCGCTACAACGAGCCGCGGCCGATCTGGTTCTACGTGCCGATCGTGCTTGGCGGCCTGATGCCGTGGTCGCCGTTCATCCTGCTGTGGCTGCCGACGTGGCGGCGCGTGTTTCGCCGCGAGCGCCTCGTCACGCGTGCCGAGTGGCGCGCCATCATCTGGGCGGCGGTGCCGTTCATCTTCTACTCGGTGTCGATCGGCAAGCAGCCCCGGTACATCCTGCCGATGCTGCCGCCGATGGCGCTCCTGCTGGCGAGAAGCGTTATCGCACGCTTACCCGATGACGGGCCCCTCACGACGACGCGTACCGGCCGCCAGACCGCCCTGGCGTGGTGCGGCACGTTGTGCGCCGTGCTGTTCTTCATCCTCGGCCTGCTCCTGCACCGCGCGCGGCCGCTGCTCTTCGTCCTCACGCCGTCGCTCGCGCTCGTGTGCACGAGCATCATCACGACGAGCGCGATTTCGGTGCTCGTCGCGAGCTGGAGCCGTCGCCGCTGGGCCCTGCCCGTGACGATGGCCATGGCGTCGATCGCCACGTTGCTGTCGCTGCACTACTCGGTGGCGTCGGCGGCCGATCTCGAACCCGTGCAGGTGATGGCGCGCAAGTACAACGTCGTCTACCAGGGGCACGAGCCGTCTGCCACCTACCGAGTCTTCGTCCGCAACCTGATCTTCTACACGGGCGTGAAGCAGACCGATCTGGTGCAGCCCGAGCAGGTCGTCGAGTTCCTGCGTCAGCCGCAGCGCGTGCTGTGCGTGATCACGCGCGACGATCTGGATCTCCTCACCGCGGAATACGGCCTGCACACACGCATGCTGGCCGAGGTGCAGTACTTCAATCCCGCCGGCGTCCGCCTGCGCACTCTCCTCTGGCCCGACCCGTCACGCGACGTCGAGACGGTGCTGCTCGTCACCAATCAGTAGCCGCCACACGTGTCAGCGGAGTTCCTTACGAAGGCAGGATTTTCCCCGGATTCAGGATGTTCAGGGGATCGAACGCAGCCTTGATGCGCTGCTGGAGCGCGATCTCGATGGGCGACAGTTCGAGACTCACGAACGGGCGCTTCGAGAAGCCGATACCGTGTTCGCCGCTGATCGATCCTTCCAGCGCCACGACGCCTTCGAAGAGCGTGCGTTCGGCGGCAGCCGCGGCGGCGACAGCAGCGGGATCGGCAGGGTCGAGCATCATGTTGACGTGGATGTTGCCGTCGCCGACGTGACCGAAGCACGGGATCCGCACGCCGGGTGACGACGCACGCAGCCGCTGAATCAACGCGAACAGTTCCGGCACCCGTCCCTTCGGCACCACGACGTCGTGGTTCACCTTGAGCGGGGCCAGCACGCGCAGCGAGAGCGAGAGCGCGCGGCGCACGC
The Acidobacteriota bacterium DNA segment above includes these coding regions:
- a CDS encoding glycosyltransferase family 39 protein, translated to MSRHVLILGLVCFLTFFAGLGRGAIGDSDEAFYAEASREMVTSGDWLTPFYNYEVRFQKPILFYWLVTTAYKAAGVGEAAARFPSALAGLGLAILTYLVGRRWFDAGTGFFAATVVATSFGYFSIGRLSLPDLPLAFFIAAATWGLIEAIGSPIASTESTRARRRLWLVFAGVMMGLGLLAKGPVGVALPVIAALPVWWKERRALPGEQGAHLPGLLDILLVGGIVLAVAAPWFIAMADHHGLAYMHRFFIGENLERFATDRYNEPRPIWFYVPIVLGGLMPWSPFILLWLPTWRRVFRRERLVTRAEWRAIIWAAVPFIFYSVSIGKQPRYILPMLPPMALLLARSVIARLPDDGPLTTTRTGRQTALAWCGTLCAVLFFILGLLLHRARPLLFVLTPSLALVCTSIITTSAISVLVASWSRRRWALPVTMAMASIATLLSLHYSVASAADLEPVQVMARKYNVVYQGHEPSATYRVFVRNLIFYTGVKQTDLVQPEQVVEFLRQPQRVLCVITRDDLDLLTAEYGLHTRMLAEVQYFNPAGVRLRTLLWPDPSRDVETVLLVTNQ